A section of the Bombus terrestris chromosome 2, iyBomTerr1.2, whole genome shotgun sequence genome encodes:
- the LOC100645149 gene encoding uncharacterized protein LOC100645149 isoform X1, with amino-acid sequence MLQCCGVGGGASTAPQAPQLQDTGSAVGITTSTKTTIMQDAVLESILEQMRETEARKADLERQHAEAQNQLHEKIAGRYQGPESVEALQSKIRELEKKTELQMVRHEELSLELTSLRRARSRGPMVGHSTVPTTWPPTGSEIDRIIAKIEQDNSASRMIHDLDHTRGSVTTQQPSVTQGILRSSSENLPNLCQHQHPPPHALNLGMPTQMSHYAGSPMPLTPMMPGCPPLTPNGPPYHYSEAIPPAPSLSTSQSQPVFQQKMQQYQQPQPTHTELQSSHSQSVLQAQQKQQTHTHYTSNQYQESYPHTQTYQQPLQQQQQQQPQHSASTTYLTSSSQSILPHYSQPTQTAQSFQLNGSQQATTYPSLSITSHPNGTYSTGASSFSTQLPHHNFSVPQTSIPQTTLSSLPPYSTSSFHSTLGALTSVPQTALSFSSVPSSFVTSGSTYSTVGTNAFGTSGVSSGTTSTGLLQAISDPLQAMQQLSAQSQVNQLQQQAIIQQIQQSLRASSPTAPATTGHHFLGSRQMPKIPSSILPNPLDRLTNDNIVTEGQVDMLDIPGKGRCYVYIARFTYEPFQHSPNENPEAELPVQGGDYLLVWGQPDEDGFLDAETLDGRRGLVPANFVQKLIGDDLLEFHQAVLGLRDVDDSASTNIPQVSNCYLQDIDLELAALEEGNRNRQAELSAYAELDNIAEEDEQEPPEVYLFSDLVPAPQHLTLERQLNKSVLIGWTAPENTHQLESYHVYVDGVLKVTVKATERTRALVEGVDSTRPHRISVRSVTHSRRTSRDAACTMVIGKDVALGPTAVKASNVTATSAVISWMPSNSNHQHVVCVNNVEVRTVKPGVYRHTITGLAPSTIYRVTVKAKNLRATHFEDQNTQAANNLACHVHFKTLPKGLPDPPVDIQVEAGPQDGTLLVTWQPVALNGSAVTGYAVYADGKKVTDVDSPTGDHALVDIHKLMGLNPKHITVRTKSRESQSGDSCATAIPCSVLRGGTATHLQHGSTHMQDQGQPQPSGTGQVDDPNRHRMGVVGQRYPSTPVPSHIRRHGNTRVDSHGQVIIETDENLSDKEIYPGQSMSQMGVPEITKDSASEANYSEEDDPSRRGRGMPLHHGSQHRYGSQMGQQGLPGTHRPGRMSGPAGRPQDPYYEHSTQGSQRGRTSSYRGRGMQAQGGASHPSSSAQQMNKRTRWFVALFDYDPKRMSPNPDACEEELPFSEGDTIKVYGEKDADGFYWGECHGRRGYVPYNMVEEIKDPNQPGQGQSGRRGRWGDIYASMPVKKMIALYDYDPHELSPNVDSQVELAFQTGNEIYVYGDLDDDGFYMGELNGVRGLVPSNFLTEAPDQPSQGQLPPGNRRPPGQSQGPGVRGPPPPPREPPPTGHRRGKDACIVPVSVPVCHLDSRQQQQQQQPPSLMNNQQHQLQHQQNNPPHLAYQQANHHSYTTVTTSNQHGPTPMGAHQQGPVPPHLQQQGKGRGGAINRGSNVPGGMQGLGQQDYQQQNQPYQQQQQNPQNQNYQPQNQGYQQQGAGFGPQGQQFQQQQPQQQQQQQPNQPYSQQNQGSSMQGNQGTSKPMRGIPTVLPTPQAKAQPNTTQGQQQQQQQQQQQSTGPNLMQKFTEMAGASAGGDILSKGKELIFMKFGLGK; translated from the exons ATGTTGCAGTGCTGTGGTGTTGGAGGTGGCGCTTCCACGGCACCTCAGGCTCCGCAGCTGCAGGATACCGGATCTGCTGTCGGGATTACCACCTCCACGAAAACCACCATCATGCAGGACGCAGTTCTTGAATCCATCCTCGAG CAAATGCGTGAAACGGAAGCTCGAAAAGCGGATCTGGAGCGCCAACATGCAGAAGCACAGAATCAGCTACACGAAAAGATAGCAGGACGATATCAAGGCCCGGAATCGGTTGAAGCATTGCAATCAAAGATAAGGGAACTTGAAAAGAAGACGGAGTTACAGATGGTCAGGCACGAAGAATTGTCCTTGGAATTAACAAGCCTGAGACGTGCACGAAGCAGAGGACCTATGGTGGGTCACTCGACGGTCCCGACTACTTGGCCTCCGACTGGTTCTGAAATTGACAGAATAATAGCAAAGATAGAACAAGATAATAG TGCTAGTAGAATGATACACGATTTGGATCATACTCGAGGATCCGTTACTACGCAACAACCCTCAGTTACACAGGGTATTTTGCGATCTAGCTCGGAAAACCTTCCTAATCTCTGTCAACATCAACATCCACCTCCACATGCTTTGAACCTAGGAATGCCAACACAGATGAGTCAC TATGCAGGTTCACCTATGCCCTTAACGCCAATGATGCCAGGCTGTCCACCACTGACTCCGAATGGGCCGCCGTATCACTACAGCGAGGCAATTCCACCAGCACCGTCGCTCTCCACTAGTCAATCGCAACCTGTTTTTCAACAAAAGATGCAACAGTATCAACAACCGCAACCGACACATACAGAGTTACAGAGCTCTCATTCTCAAAGTGTTCTGCAGGCACAGCAGAAGCAACAAACGCACACCCATTATACGAGTAATCAGTATCAGGAGAGTTATCCACATACGCAAACCTATCAGCAGCCGCtccagcagcaacaacaacaacagccaCAACATTCGGCCTCTACAACGTACCTGACGTCATCGAGCCAAAGCATATTACCTCATTACTCCCAGCCCACACAGACCGCCCAAAGTTTTCAATTGAATGGAAGTCAGCAG GCAACGACGTATCCAAGTTTGTCCATTACGTCGCATCCAAACGGAACATATAGTACAGGGGCGAGTAGCTTTAGTACTCAACTACCGCATCACAACTTTTCCGTTCCACAGACAAGTATCCCACAAACTACGTTATCCTCGTTGCCACCCTATTCGACATCCTCCTTTCACTCTACTTTGGGTGCACTTACCAGTGTACCTCAAACCGCTCTTTCCTTTTCGAGCGTACCGAGCAGTTTCGTCACTAGCGGATCGACCTATTCCACCGTCGGGACCAATGCTTTTGGCACGTCAGGCGTAAGCTCAG gAACCACATCGACAGGATTATTACAAGCGATAAGCGATCCTCTTCAAGCAATGCAGCAACTTTCTGCTCAGTCTCAAGTCAATCAACTTCAACAGCAAGCTATTATCCAGCAGATTCAGCAAAGTTTACGCGCCAGTTCGCCGACAGCACCTGCTACGACGGGTCATCATTTCCTTGGTTCAAGGCAGATGCCAAAGATACCCAGTAGTATACTTCCTAATCCCTTGGATCGACTGACCAATGACAATATTGTAACAGAGGGTCAAGTGGACATGCTGGATATACCCGGCAAAGGCAGATGTTACGTCTATATTGCTCGTTTTACATACGAGCCTTTTCAACACTCGCCAAACGAAAATCCAGAAGCGGAGTTGCCTGTTCAGGGAGGCGATTATCTTCTTGTTTGGGGACAACCGGACGAAGATGGTTTTCTCGATGCAGAAACTCTTGACGGTAGACGTGGTCTCGTTCCAGCTAATTTCGTCCAAAAATTAATCGGCGATGACCTATTAGAATTTCATCAAGCCGTTCTTGGCCTCAGAGACGTTGATGATTCTGCTTCGACTAATATTCCCCAAGTGAGCAAT tGTTATCTCCAGGATATTGATCTGGAGTTAGCGGCTTTAGAAGAAGGAAATCGAAATCGACAAGCTGAACTATCTGCTTACGCGGAGCTTGATAATATAGCAGAAGAAGACGAACAAGAGCCACCAG AAGTCTACCTGTTTTCGGACCTAGTTCCGGCGCCGCAGCACCTTACACTCGAGCGGCAATTGAACAAGAGCGTCTTAATTGGTTGGACGGCACCAGAAAATACTCATCAGTTGGAGTCCTATCACGTCTATGTGGATGGAGTGTTGAAGGTTACTGTGAAAGCAACTGAGAGGACCAGAGCATTGGTTGAGGGAGTTGATTCCACCAGG CCACACAGGATAAGCGTGCGATCAGTGACGCATTCACGAAGAACGTCTCGTGATGCCGCTTGCACAATGGTGATCGGTAAGGATGTAGCCTTGGGTCCAACTGCTGTCAAGGCGTCGAATGTAACCGCCACCAGTGCTGTCATATCGTGGATGCCGAGCAATAGTAATCATCAACACGTGGTTTGCGTGAATAACGTCGAAGTTAGGACGGTGAAGCCTGGTGTTTACAGACACACAATTACTGGTTTAGCACCCTCGACAATCTATAGGGTGACTGTTAAAGCGAAGAACCTGAGAGCGACGCACTTCGAGGACCAAAACACTCAAGCGGCAAACAATTTAGCATGTCACGTCCATTTCAAAACGTTGCCCAAAGGATTACCTGATCCTCCGGTCGATATCCAG GTGGAGGCTGGACCGCAGGACGGCACTTTGCTAGTGACCTGGCAGCCTGTTGCCCTAAACGGTTCGGCCGTCACCGGTTACGCGGTGTATGCCGATGGAAAAAAGGTCACCGACGTAGACAGCCCCACTGGTGACCACGCTCTGGTGGACATACATAAGCTTATGGGCTTGAACCCAAAGCACATCACAGTTAGGACAAAAAGCAGGGAAAGTCAATCGGGCGATAGCTGTGCTACTGCCATTCCTTGTAGCGTTCTTCGTGGCGGGACCGCGACTCATTTGCAACATGGATCTACGCACATGCAAGATCAAGGACAACCTCAGCCTTCTGGCACCGGGCAAGTGGACGACCCGAATAGACATCGTATGGGAGTTGTAGGTCAGAGATATCCATCGACTCCTGTACCATCTCACATAAGGCGACACGGCAATACTAGGGTTGACTCTCACGGCCAAGTTATCATCGAGACTGACGAAAATTTATCCGATAAAGAAATTTATCCTGGACAGAGCATGTCCCAGATGG GAGTTCCAGAGATCACCAAAGATTCGGCAAGCGAAGCGAATTACAGCGAGGAAGATGATCCGTCACGCAGAGGTAGAGGAATGCCACTGCATCATGGCAGCCAACATCGATACGGATCACAAATGGGACAGCAAGGACTTCCTGGGACACATCGACCCGGAAGAATGAGTGGTCCTGCTGGTAGACCTCAAGATCCTTACTATGAACACTCGACACAAG GAAGTCAGAGAGGTAGGACTTCTAGTTACCGTGGACGGGGAATGCAAGCTCAAGGTGGTGCCAGTCATCCATCGAGCAGTGCACAACAAATGAACAAGAGAACACGCTGGTTTGTTGCTCTATTCGATTATGACCCGAAAAGAATGTCACCCAATCCAGACGCCTGCGAAGAAGAATTGCCATTCTCTGAAGGCGATACGATTAAG GTGTACGGTGAAAAAGACGCTGATGGATTTTATTGGGGAGAATGTCATGGTAGACGAGGATACGTTCCTTACAACATGGTTGAAGAAATTAAAGATCCGAATCAGCCAGGACAGGGACAGTCAGGAAGGAGAGGAAGATGGGGAGATATCTACGCTAGCATGCCTGTAAAGAAAATGATAGCACTATACGATTATGACCCTCACGAATTATCTCCCAATGTTGATTCC CAAGTGGAACTGGCATTTCAAACTGGGAATGAAATTTATGTCTATGGTGATTTGGACGATGATGGATTTTATATGGGTGAATTGAATGGTGTGCGTGGCCTAGTACCGAGCAATTTCCTCACTGAGGCGCCTGATCAGCCGTCACAAGGACAACTTCCTCCAGGAAACAGAAGACCTCCTGGTCAAAGTCAAGGACCCGGAGTAAGAGGACCACCTCCTCCGCCTCGAGAACCTCCTCCTACTGGTCATCGACGAGGCAAAG ATGCCTGCATTGTGCCTGTGTCTGTCCCTGTCTGTCACTTAGACTCtagacaacaacaacaacaacaacaaccacCATCACTAATGAACAACCAACAACATCAACTCCAACATCAACAAAACAATCCACCGCATCTAGCGTACCAACAAGCGAATCACCACAGCTACACGACTGTAACCACGTCCAATCAACATGGGCCCACACCTATGGGTGCCCATCAGCAAGGCCCCGTACCACCCCACCTTCAACAGCAG GGGAAGGGGAGGGGAGGCGCGATCAATCGTGGTAGTAATGTGCCAGGAGGTATGCAGGGCCTTGGTCAGCAAGATTATCAGCAACAGAATCAACCGTACCAACAGCAACAGCAGAATCCGCAGAACCAAAACTATCAACCACAGAATCAAGGTTATCAACAGCAGGGTGCAGGGTTTGGTCCCCAAGGCCAACAATTCCAGCAGCAACAGCctcagcagcagcaacagcaacaaccgAATCAACCGTATTCGCAACAGAACCAAGGTTCCTCTATGCAAGGCAATCAGGGCACGAGTAAGCCGATGAGAGGAATACCAACGGTGTTACCGACGCCTCAAGCGAAGGCGCAACCGAATACTACTCAAggccaacaacagcaacaacagcagcaacagcagcagagTACAGGGCCGAATCTGATGCAAAAATTCACGGAGATGGCCGGTGCGAGCGCTGGCGGCGATATCCTGTCGAAAGGAAAAGAACTGATTTTCATGAAGTTCGGACTAGGCAAGTGA
- the LOC100645149 gene encoding uncharacterized protein LOC100645149 isoform X3, protein MLQCCGVGGGASTAPQAPQLQDTGSAVGITTSTKTTIMQDAVLESILEQMRETEARKADLERQHAEAQNQLHEKIAGRYQGPESVEALQSKIRELEKKTELQMVRHEELSLELTSLRRARSRGPMVGHSTVPTTWPPTGSEIDRIIAKIEQDNSASRMIHDLDHTRGSVTTQQPSVTQGILRSSSENLPNLCQHQHPPPHALNLGMPTQMSHYAGSPMPLTPMMPGCPPLTPNGPPYHYSEAIPPAPSLSTSQSQPVFQQKMQQYQQPQPTHTELQSSHSQSVLQAQQKQQTHTHYTSNQYQESYPHTQTYQQPLQQQQQQQPQHSASTTYLTSSSQSILPHYSQPTQTAQSFQLNGSQQATTYPSLSITSHPNGTYSTGASSFSTQLPHHNFSVPQTSIPQTTLSSLPPYSTSSFHSTLGALTSVPQTALSFSSVPSSFVTSGSTYSTVGTNAFGTSGVSSGTTSTGLLQAISDPLQAMQQLSAQSQVNQLQQQAIIQQIQQSLRASSPTAPATTGHHFLGSRQMPKIPSSILPNPLDRLTNDNIVTEGQVDMLDIPGKGRCYVYIARFTYEPFQHSPNENPEAELPVQGGDYLLVWGQPDEDGFLDAETLDGRRGLVPANFVQKLIGDDLLEFHQAVLGLRDVDDSASTNIPQVSNCYLQDIDLELAALEEGNRNRQAELSAYAELDNIAEEDEQEPPVPAPQHLTLERQLNKSVLIGWTAPENTHQLESYHVYVDGVLKVTVKATERTRALVEGVDSTRPHRISVRSVTHSRRTSRDAACTMVIGKDVALGPTAVKASNVTATSAVISWMPSNSNHQHVVCVNNVEVRTVKPGVYRHTITGLAPSTIYRVTVKAKNLRATHFEDQNTQAANNLACHVHFKTLPKGLPDPPVDIQVEAGPQDGTLLVTWQPVALNGSAVTGYAVYADGKKVTDVDSPTGDHALVDIHKLMGLNPKHITVRTKSRESQSGDSCATAIPCSVLRGGTATHLQHGSTHMQDQGQPQPSGTGQVDDPNRHRMGVVGQRYPSTPVPSHIRRHGNTRVDSHGQVIIETDENLSDKEIYPGQSMSQMGVPEITKDSASEANYSEEDDPSRRGRGMPLHHGSQHRYGSQMGQQGLPGTHRPGRMSGPAGRPQDPYYEHSTQGSQRGRTSSYRGRGMQAQGGASHPSSSAQQMNKRTRWFVALFDYDPKRMSPNPDACEEELPFSEGDTIKVYGEKDADGFYWGECHGRRGYVPYNMVEEIKDPNQPGQGQSGRRGRWGDIYASMPVKKMIALYDYDPHELSPNVDSQVELAFQTGNEIYVYGDLDDDGFYMGELNGVRGLVPSNFLTEAPDQPSQGQLPPGNRRPPGQSQGPGVRGPPPPPREPPPTGHRRGKDACIVPVSVPVCHLDSRQQQQQQQPPSLMNNQQHQLQHQQNNPPHLAYQQANHHSYTTVTTSNQHGPTPMGAHQQGPVPPHLQQQGKGRGGAINRGSNVPGGMQGLGQQDYQQQNQPYQQQQQNPQNQNYQPQNQGYQQQGAGFGPQGQQFQQQQPQQQQQQQPNQPYSQQNQGSSMQGNQGTSKPMRGIPTVLPTPQAKAQPNTTQGQQQQQQQQQQQSTGPNLMQKFTEMAGASAGGDILSKGKELIFMKFGLGK, encoded by the exons ATGTTGCAGTGCTGTGGTGTTGGAGGTGGCGCTTCCACGGCACCTCAGGCTCCGCAGCTGCAGGATACCGGATCTGCTGTCGGGATTACCACCTCCACGAAAACCACCATCATGCAGGACGCAGTTCTTGAATCCATCCTCGAG CAAATGCGTGAAACGGAAGCTCGAAAAGCGGATCTGGAGCGCCAACATGCAGAAGCACAGAATCAGCTACACGAAAAGATAGCAGGACGATATCAAGGCCCGGAATCGGTTGAAGCATTGCAATCAAAGATAAGGGAACTTGAAAAGAAGACGGAGTTACAGATGGTCAGGCACGAAGAATTGTCCTTGGAATTAACAAGCCTGAGACGTGCACGAAGCAGAGGACCTATGGTGGGTCACTCGACGGTCCCGACTACTTGGCCTCCGACTGGTTCTGAAATTGACAGAATAATAGCAAAGATAGAACAAGATAATAG TGCTAGTAGAATGATACACGATTTGGATCATACTCGAGGATCCGTTACTACGCAACAACCCTCAGTTACACAGGGTATTTTGCGATCTAGCTCGGAAAACCTTCCTAATCTCTGTCAACATCAACATCCACCTCCACATGCTTTGAACCTAGGAATGCCAACACAGATGAGTCAC TATGCAGGTTCACCTATGCCCTTAACGCCAATGATGCCAGGCTGTCCACCACTGACTCCGAATGGGCCGCCGTATCACTACAGCGAGGCAATTCCACCAGCACCGTCGCTCTCCACTAGTCAATCGCAACCTGTTTTTCAACAAAAGATGCAACAGTATCAACAACCGCAACCGACACATACAGAGTTACAGAGCTCTCATTCTCAAAGTGTTCTGCAGGCACAGCAGAAGCAACAAACGCACACCCATTATACGAGTAATCAGTATCAGGAGAGTTATCCACATACGCAAACCTATCAGCAGCCGCtccagcagcaacaacaacaacagccaCAACATTCGGCCTCTACAACGTACCTGACGTCATCGAGCCAAAGCATATTACCTCATTACTCCCAGCCCACACAGACCGCCCAAAGTTTTCAATTGAATGGAAGTCAGCAG GCAACGACGTATCCAAGTTTGTCCATTACGTCGCATCCAAACGGAACATATAGTACAGGGGCGAGTAGCTTTAGTACTCAACTACCGCATCACAACTTTTCCGTTCCACAGACAAGTATCCCACAAACTACGTTATCCTCGTTGCCACCCTATTCGACATCCTCCTTTCACTCTACTTTGGGTGCACTTACCAGTGTACCTCAAACCGCTCTTTCCTTTTCGAGCGTACCGAGCAGTTTCGTCACTAGCGGATCGACCTATTCCACCGTCGGGACCAATGCTTTTGGCACGTCAGGCGTAAGCTCAG gAACCACATCGACAGGATTATTACAAGCGATAAGCGATCCTCTTCAAGCAATGCAGCAACTTTCTGCTCAGTCTCAAGTCAATCAACTTCAACAGCAAGCTATTATCCAGCAGATTCAGCAAAGTTTACGCGCCAGTTCGCCGACAGCACCTGCTACGACGGGTCATCATTTCCTTGGTTCAAGGCAGATGCCAAAGATACCCAGTAGTATACTTCCTAATCCCTTGGATCGACTGACCAATGACAATATTGTAACAGAGGGTCAAGTGGACATGCTGGATATACCCGGCAAAGGCAGATGTTACGTCTATATTGCTCGTTTTACATACGAGCCTTTTCAACACTCGCCAAACGAAAATCCAGAAGCGGAGTTGCCTGTTCAGGGAGGCGATTATCTTCTTGTTTGGGGACAACCGGACGAAGATGGTTTTCTCGATGCAGAAACTCTTGACGGTAGACGTGGTCTCGTTCCAGCTAATTTCGTCCAAAAATTAATCGGCGATGACCTATTAGAATTTCATCAAGCCGTTCTTGGCCTCAGAGACGTTGATGATTCTGCTTCGACTAATATTCCCCAAGTGAGCAAT tGTTATCTCCAGGATATTGATCTGGAGTTAGCGGCTTTAGAAGAAGGAAATCGAAATCGACAAGCTGAACTATCTGCTTACGCGGAGCTTGATAATATAGCAGAAGAAGACGAACAAGAGCCACCAG TTCCGGCGCCGCAGCACCTTACACTCGAGCGGCAATTGAACAAGAGCGTCTTAATTGGTTGGACGGCACCAGAAAATACTCATCAGTTGGAGTCCTATCACGTCTATGTGGATGGAGTGTTGAAGGTTACTGTGAAAGCAACTGAGAGGACCAGAGCATTGGTTGAGGGAGTTGATTCCACCAGG CCACACAGGATAAGCGTGCGATCAGTGACGCATTCACGAAGAACGTCTCGTGATGCCGCTTGCACAATGGTGATCGGTAAGGATGTAGCCTTGGGTCCAACTGCTGTCAAGGCGTCGAATGTAACCGCCACCAGTGCTGTCATATCGTGGATGCCGAGCAATAGTAATCATCAACACGTGGTTTGCGTGAATAACGTCGAAGTTAGGACGGTGAAGCCTGGTGTTTACAGACACACAATTACTGGTTTAGCACCCTCGACAATCTATAGGGTGACTGTTAAAGCGAAGAACCTGAGAGCGACGCACTTCGAGGACCAAAACACTCAAGCGGCAAACAATTTAGCATGTCACGTCCATTTCAAAACGTTGCCCAAAGGATTACCTGATCCTCCGGTCGATATCCAG GTGGAGGCTGGACCGCAGGACGGCACTTTGCTAGTGACCTGGCAGCCTGTTGCCCTAAACGGTTCGGCCGTCACCGGTTACGCGGTGTATGCCGATGGAAAAAAGGTCACCGACGTAGACAGCCCCACTGGTGACCACGCTCTGGTGGACATACATAAGCTTATGGGCTTGAACCCAAAGCACATCACAGTTAGGACAAAAAGCAGGGAAAGTCAATCGGGCGATAGCTGTGCTACTGCCATTCCTTGTAGCGTTCTTCGTGGCGGGACCGCGACTCATTTGCAACATGGATCTACGCACATGCAAGATCAAGGACAACCTCAGCCTTCTGGCACCGGGCAAGTGGACGACCCGAATAGACATCGTATGGGAGTTGTAGGTCAGAGATATCCATCGACTCCTGTACCATCTCACATAAGGCGACACGGCAATACTAGGGTTGACTCTCACGGCCAAGTTATCATCGAGACTGACGAAAATTTATCCGATAAAGAAATTTATCCTGGACAGAGCATGTCCCAGATGG GAGTTCCAGAGATCACCAAAGATTCGGCAAGCGAAGCGAATTACAGCGAGGAAGATGATCCGTCACGCAGAGGTAGAGGAATGCCACTGCATCATGGCAGCCAACATCGATACGGATCACAAATGGGACAGCAAGGACTTCCTGGGACACATCGACCCGGAAGAATGAGTGGTCCTGCTGGTAGACCTCAAGATCCTTACTATGAACACTCGACACAAG GAAGTCAGAGAGGTAGGACTTCTAGTTACCGTGGACGGGGAATGCAAGCTCAAGGTGGTGCCAGTCATCCATCGAGCAGTGCACAACAAATGAACAAGAGAACACGCTGGTTTGTTGCTCTATTCGATTATGACCCGAAAAGAATGTCACCCAATCCAGACGCCTGCGAAGAAGAATTGCCATTCTCTGAAGGCGATACGATTAAG GTGTACGGTGAAAAAGACGCTGATGGATTTTATTGGGGAGAATGTCATGGTAGACGAGGATACGTTCCTTACAACATGGTTGAAGAAATTAAAGATCCGAATCAGCCAGGACAGGGACAGTCAGGAAGGAGAGGAAGATGGGGAGATATCTACGCTAGCATGCCTGTAAAGAAAATGATAGCACTATACGATTATGACCCTCACGAATTATCTCCCAATGTTGATTCC CAAGTGGAACTGGCATTTCAAACTGGGAATGAAATTTATGTCTATGGTGATTTGGACGATGATGGATTTTATATGGGTGAATTGAATGGTGTGCGTGGCCTAGTACCGAGCAATTTCCTCACTGAGGCGCCTGATCAGCCGTCACAAGGACAACTTCCTCCAGGAAACAGAAGACCTCCTGGTCAAAGTCAAGGACCCGGAGTAAGAGGACCACCTCCTCCGCCTCGAGAACCTCCTCCTACTGGTCATCGACGAGGCAAAG ATGCCTGCATTGTGCCTGTGTCTGTCCCTGTCTGTCACTTAGACTCtagacaacaacaacaacaacaacaaccacCATCACTAATGAACAACCAACAACATCAACTCCAACATCAACAAAACAATCCACCGCATCTAGCGTACCAACAAGCGAATCACCACAGCTACACGACTGTAACCACGTCCAATCAACATGGGCCCACACCTATGGGTGCCCATCAGCAAGGCCCCGTACCACCCCACCTTCAACAGCAG GGGAAGGGGAGGGGAGGCGCGATCAATCGTGGTAGTAATGTGCCAGGAGGTATGCAGGGCCTTGGTCAGCAAGATTATCAGCAACAGAATCAACCGTACCAACAGCAACAGCAGAATCCGCAGAACCAAAACTATCAACCACAGAATCAAGGTTATCAACAGCAGGGTGCAGGGTTTGGTCCCCAAGGCCAACAATTCCAGCAGCAACAGCctcagcagcagcaacagcaacaaccgAATCAACCGTATTCGCAACAGAACCAAGGTTCCTCTATGCAAGGCAATCAGGGCACGAGTAAGCCGATGAGAGGAATACCAACGGTGTTACCGACGCCTCAAGCGAAGGCGCAACCGAATACTACTCAAggccaacaacagcaacaacagcagcaacagcagcagagTACAGGGCCGAATCTGATGCAAAAATTCACGGAGATGGCCGGTGCGAGCGCTGGCGGCGATATCCTGTCGAAAGGAAAAGAACTGATTTTCATGAAGTTCGGACTAGGCAAGTGA